A window of Plectropomus leopardus isolate mb unplaced genomic scaffold, YSFRI_Pleo_2.0 unplaced_scaffold20665, whole genome shotgun sequence contains these coding sequences:
- the LOC121965574 gene encoding integrin alpha-6-like codes for LLQQIHNVHNCVFFNYSQLYLNLTFFFFFKQDYSKLHRVEVIVTASLHVDSTAKNTVVHAESQLRLTVFPERRADKYGGGVPWWIIVLSILFGLMLLALLAFLLWKCGLFGKKNKEHPSEKERLTANA; via the exons ttttactGCAGCAAATTCATAATGTACATAACTGTGTATTCTTTAATTACTCCCAACTCTATTTAAACTTgaccttcttctttttcttcaaacagGATTATTCCAAGCTCCATCGTGTGGAGGTGATAGTGACGGCCTCTCTGCATGTCGATAGCACAGCAAAGAACACAGTGGTGCATGCCGAGTCACAG TTAAGACTGACAGTGTTCCCAGAGAGGCGCGCGGACAAGTACGGAGGAGGAGTGCCATGGTGGATCATCGTGCTGTCCATCTTGTTTGGGCTAATGTTGTTGGCCCTGTTGGCTTTCCTCCTGTGGAAG TGTGGACTCTTTGGGAAAAAGAATAAAGAGCACCCgtcagaaaaagagagactgacagcaaatgcataa